In Fundulus heteroclitus isolate FHET01 chromosome 8, MU-UCD_Fhet_4.1, whole genome shotgun sequence, a genomic segment contains:
- the enc1 gene encoding ectoderm-neural cortex protein 1, with amino-acid sequence MKMSVCVHENRKSRASTGSMNIYLFHKSSYADSVLMHLNSLRQQRLFTDVLLHAGSRSFPCHRAVLAACSRYFEAMFSGGLRESQASEVDFRDSIHPEVLELLLDYAYSSRVVINEENAESLLEAGDMLEFQDIRDACAEFLERNLHPSNCLGMLLLSDAHQCTKLSELSWGMCLSNFPAICKTEDFLQLPKDMVVQLLSHEELETEDERLVYEAALNWINYDLEKRHCYLPELLRTVRLALLPAIFLMENVSTEELINAQAKSKELVDEAIRCKLKILQNDGVVNSPCARPRKTSHALFLLGGQTFMCDKLYLVDQKAKEIIPKADIPSPRKEFSACAIGCKVYITGGRGSENGVSKDVWVYDTVHEEWSKAAPMLIARFGHGSAELKHCLYVVGGHTAATGCLPASPSVSLKQVEQFDPVANKWTMVAPLREGVSNAAVVSVKLKLFAFGGTSVTHDKLPKVQCYDPQENRWTVPASCPQPWRYTAAAVLGNQIFVMGGDTEFSACSAYKFSSENHQWTKVGDVTAKRMSCQAVASGNKLYVVGGYFGTQRCKTLDCYDPTLDAWNSITTVPYSLIPTAFVSTWKHLPA; translated from the coding sequence ATGAAAATGTCAGTGTGCGTCCATGAGAACCGAAAATCGCGAGCCAGCACCGGCTCCATGAACATCTACCTTTTCCACAAGTCCTCCTATGCTGACAGTGTCCTCATGCACCTCAACTCTCTGCGGCAACAGAGGCTTTTCACAGATGTCCTCCTCCATGCGGGCAGCCGCTCCTTCCCCTGCCACCGCGCCGTGCTGGCAGCATGCAGTCGCTACTTTGAGGCCATGTTCAGCGGCGGCCTGAGGGAGAGCCAGGCCAGTGAGGTCGACTTCCGAGACTCGATCCACCCGGAGGTTTTGGAGCTGCTGCTCGATTATGCCTACTCATCGCGGGTGGTGATCAACGAGGAGAACGCAGAGTCACTATTGGAGGCCGGGGACATGTTGGAGTTTCAGGACATCCGCGATGCTTGCGCCGAGTTCCTGGAGAGAAATCTTCATCCATCCAACTGCCTTGGCATGCTGTTGCTGTCTGACGCCCACCAGTGTACGAAGCTGTCAGAGCTCTCCTGGGGCATGTGTCTAAGCAACTTCCCTGCCATTTGTAAGACAGAGGACTTTCTCCAATTGCCCAAAGATATGGTAGTGCAGCTTTTGTCACACGAGGAGCTAGAGACAGAAGATGAGAGGCTGGTTTATGAAGCTGCCCTTAACTGGATCAACTATGACCTAGAAAAGAGGCACTGCTACCTCCCCGAGCTTCTTAGAACAGTCCGGCTCGCCTTACTGCCCGCCATCTTTCTAATGGAGAACGTTTCAACAGAAGAGCTGATAAATGCTCAGGCGAAGAGCAAGGAACTGGTAGATGAAGCTATCCGCTGCAAGCTGAAGATTCTCCAGAACGACGGTGTTGTCAACAGCCCTTGCGCTCGACCACGAAAAACCAGCCACGCCCTGTTTCTTCTTGGCGGGCAGACGTTCATGTGTGATAAATTGTACCTGGTGGACCAGAAAGCCAAAGAGATAATCCCCAAGGCTGACATCCCCAGTCCCAGGAAGGAGTTCAGTGCCTGTGCCATCGGCTGTAAGGTGTACATCACGGGCGGTAGAGGTTCTGAGAACGGCGTTTCCAAAGATGTGTGGGTCTACGACACCGTACATGAGGAATGGTCTAAAGCGGCACCCATGCTCATCGCCAGGTTTGGCCACGGCTCTGCTGAGCTGAAACACTGCCTCTACGTTGTGGGAGGACACACTGCGGCGACAGGCTGTCTCCCGGCCTCTCCATCCGTGTCACTCAAACAAGTGGAACAGTTCGACCCGGTGGCGAACAAGTGGACCATGGTGGCACCTCTCAGAGAGGGCGTGAGCAATGCGGCAGTGGTCAGCGTCAAGCTAAAGCTGTTTGCCTTCGGAGGAACCAGCGTCACCCACGACAAACTGCCCAAGGTGCAGTGCTACGATCCGCAGGAGAACCGATGGACCGTGCCGGCATCCTGCCCGCAGCCGTGGCGTTACACGGCCGCTGCTGTGCTGGGGAACCAAATATTTGTCATGGGCGGGGATACTGAGTTCTCTGCCTGCTCGGCTTACAAGTTCAGCAGCGAGAACCACCAGTGGACTAAAGTTGGGGATGTGACGGCCAAGCGGATGAGCTGCCAGGCTGTGGCATCAGGAAACAAACTGTACGTGGTGGGCGGGTACTTTGGTACGCAGCGGTGTAAAACTCTGGACTGCTATGACCCGACACTCGATGCATGGAATAGCATCACGACTGTTCCATACTCGCTCATTCCTACTGCCTTTGTCAGCACATGGAAACATCTACCAGCTTGA